Proteins from a genomic interval of Danio rerio strain Tuebingen ecotype United States chromosome 4, GRCz12tu, whole genome shotgun sequence:
- the LOC141375009 gene encoding uncharacterized protein isoform X2 — protein sequence MAECALCFNVYSRLAPHLTAVHKVANSDEKRLLLALAAGRVDTRKTPCPVPGCRRTPARLDRHLRQHAELSTSGRKEAMGRAKRRKVARELQWLRSTQPAIPVVSQLASSSEGERDSEDPEAGRPCADRGCRRATERIQAQLTDLGKQVTKMRSTLLQITRLYRELRKGEGGRRRRKRARRTRSPPAPPAPGRGAAGGPTPPEPPEALEPYPFPDHVPALNLLLGEFEGYQLGSEPTPRLRNNVTSKLGRIKAFLGYMARGTAEPGDFLFLNQPARIRAWAARLGQTRMAEPTRQHYLKNVAQFLDYLSETPPAACQLSSTALVLIRREVRALIRGIRRRVVVHEVRTKQAKESRLIPKASLVRCHRTAGRKIPALLDSLESNPSTRQQWRFYGFLTGYLTSISGHRCGVFQNLTIQEVEEASRSPDESAYVINITTHKTNRAFGAAQLSLNREEYSWFRRFLALRAGLPGGSQATYFFFTSRASPCRTLNKYFQSAWLSMGLPGKPTFTDVRTAIATHAKNAHSSEDRRKVAQFMCHDTSTSDKFYALHLGPLQARERRRLFERALVEEEEEEEDGEAAGTESPPRKGRKRTETSVSPLVKITFSLAWTAERMALANFPLCVSFPGGNQQEDAAMAPCQREKPGRSPARTNRRL from the exons ATGGCTGAATGTGCCCTATGCTTCAACGTCTACAGCCGGCTTGCGCCTCACCTGACGGCCGTTCACAAGGTGGCCAACTCGGACGAGAAGCGGCTGCTTCTCGCGCTGGCCGCCGGCCGCGTGGACACGCGGAAGACACCGTGCCCGGTCCCGGGATGTCGCCGGACGCCAGCCCGCCTAGACAGGCACTTGAGGCAGCACGCGGAGCTCTCGACCTCGGGAAGGAAAGAGGCTATGGGGAGGGCGAAACGCCGGAAAGTAGCTCGGGAGTTGCAGTGGCTGAGGTCCACCCAGCCTGCAATCCCTGTCGTGTCCCAGCTAGCATCGTCCTCCGAGGGGGAGCGGGACTCGGAGGACCCAGAGGCCGGCCGCCCGTGCGCCGACCGCGGCTGCAGGCGCGCCACCGAGCGCATACAGGCTCAGCTCACGGACCTGGGGAAACAGGTTACCAAGATGCGGTCCACCCTGCTCCAGATCACACGCCTCTACCGGGAGCTGAGGAAGGGAGAAggggggagaaggaggaggaagcGGGCGAGGAGAACCAGGTCGCCTCCTGCACCACCGGCTCCCGGGCGAGGCGCGGCCGGAGGTCCGACGCCCCCCGAGCCTCCGGAGGCTTTGGAACCCTACCCGTTCCCGGACCACGTCCCCGCGCTGA ACCTTCTCTTGGGGGAGTTCGAAGGGTACCAACTGGGCAGCGAGCCCACCCCCCGCCTGCGGAACAACGTCACTTCGAAGCTGGGGAGAATCAAAGCCTTCCTTGGTTACATGGCCAGGGGCACCGCGGAGCCAGGGGACTTCCTCTTCCTCAACCAACCAGCCCGAATCCGAGCGTGGGCCGCCCGGCTAGGTCAGACGCGCATGGCCGAGCCCACCAGGCAGCACTACCTGAAGAACGTGGCTCAGTTCCTAGACTACCTCTCGGAGACGCCGCCGGCCGCCTGTCAGCTCTCCAGCACGGCTCTGGTTCTGATTCGAAGGGAGGTCAGAGCCCTCATCCGCGGCATACGCCGGCGTGTCGTCGTGCACGAGGTAAGGACCAAGCAGGCGAAGGAAAGCCGACTGATCCCCAAGGCCAGCCTGGTGCGCTGTCACCGGACCGCTGGGAGGAAAATTCCCGCCCTGCTAG ATAGCCTCGAATCCAACCCAAGCACTAGGCAACAGTGGCGCTTCTATGGCTTTCTGACTGGCTACCTAACCTCCATCTCTGGGCACCGCTGTGGAGTCTTCCAGAATCTCACAATCCAGGAGGTTGAAGAGGCCTCCAGAAGCCCAGACGAGTCTGCTTATGTCATTAAC ATTACcactcacaaaacaaacagagcCTTTGGGGCGGCTCAGCTGTCCCTAAACAGGGAGGAATACAGCTGGTTCCGCAGGTTTTTGGCGCTGCGGGCTGGTCTCCCCGGAGGGAGCCAGGCTAcctatttctttttcacttccaGAGCCAGTCCTTGTCGGACCCTGAACAAGTACTTTCAGTCTGCTTGGCTCAGTATGGGCCTTCCAGGCAAACCCACCTTTACTGACGTACGCACTGCGATCGCGACTCAT GCAAAGAATGCACACTCTTCAGaggatcgccgcaaggtggcgcaattcatgtgccatgacacttcaacctcagataagttctacgcacttcacctcggacctctccaagcacgcgagcgccgcagactctttgaaagggccctggtggaggaggaggaggaggaggaggatggggagGCAGCGGGCACTGAAAGCCCCCCGCGGAAAGGGCGCAAGAGGACAGAGACTTCCGTCTCTCCCCTGGTAAAAATCACATTCTCTTTGGCGTGGACAGCAGAACGTATGGCATTGGCTAACTTCCCTTTATGTGTCTCTTTTCCAGGAGGGAACCAGCAGGAGGACGCTGCCATGGCGCCCTGCCAAAGGGAAAAGCCAGGGCGCTCGCCCGCTCGAACAAACAGAAGACTCTGA
- the LOC141375009 gene encoding uncharacterized protein isoform X3: MAECALCFNVYSRLAPHLTAVHKVANSDEKRLLLALAAGRVDTRKTPCPVPGCRRTPARLDRHLRQHAELSTSGRKEAMGRAKRRKVARELQWLRSTQPAIPVVSQLASSSEGERDSEDPEAGRPCADRGCRRATERIQAQLTDLGKQVTKMRSTLLQITRLYRELRKGEGGRRRRKRARRTRSPPAPPAPGRGAAGGPTPPEPPEALEPYPFPDHVPALNLLLGEFEGYQLGSEPTPRLRNNVTSKLGRIKAFLGYMARGTAEPGDFLFLNQPARIRAWAARLGQTRMAEPTRQHYLKNVAQFLDYLSETPPAACQLSSTALVLIRREVRALIRGIRRRVVVHEVRTKQAKESRLIPKASLVRCHRTAGRKIPALLDSLESNPSTRQQWRFYGFLTGYLTSISGHRCGVFQNLTIQEVEEASRSPDESAYVINITTHKTNRAFGAAQLSLNREEYSWFRRFLALRAGLPGGSQATYFFFTSRASPCRTLNKYFQSAWLSMGLPGKPTFTDVRTAIATHAKNAHSSEDRRKVAQFMCHDTSTSDKFYALHLGPLQARERRRLFERALVEEEEEEEDGEAAGTESPPRKGRKRTETSVSPLEGTSRRTLPWRPAKGKSQGARPLEQTEDSESS, encoded by the exons ATGGCTGAATGTGCCCTATGCTTCAACGTCTACAGCCGGCTTGCGCCTCACCTGACGGCCGTTCACAAGGTGGCCAACTCGGACGAGAAGCGGCTGCTTCTCGCGCTGGCCGCCGGCCGCGTGGACACGCGGAAGACACCGTGCCCGGTCCCGGGATGTCGCCGGACGCCAGCCCGCCTAGACAGGCACTTGAGGCAGCACGCGGAGCTCTCGACCTCGGGAAGGAAAGAGGCTATGGGGAGGGCGAAACGCCGGAAAGTAGCTCGGGAGTTGCAGTGGCTGAGGTCCACCCAGCCTGCAATCCCTGTCGTGTCCCAGCTAGCATCGTCCTCCGAGGGGGAGCGGGACTCGGAGGACCCAGAGGCCGGCCGCCCGTGCGCCGACCGCGGCTGCAGGCGCGCCACCGAGCGCATACAGGCTCAGCTCACGGACCTGGGGAAACAGGTTACCAAGATGCGGTCCACCCTGCTCCAGATCACACGCCTCTACCGGGAGCTGAGGAAGGGAGAAggggggagaaggaggaggaagcGGGCGAGGAGAACCAGGTCGCCTCCTGCACCACCGGCTCCCGGGCGAGGCGCGGCCGGAGGTCCGACGCCCCCCGAGCCTCCGGAGGCTTTGGAACCCTACCCGTTCCCGGACCACGTCCCCGCGCTGA ACCTTCTCTTGGGGGAGTTCGAAGGGTACCAACTGGGCAGCGAGCCCACCCCCCGCCTGCGGAACAACGTCACTTCGAAGCTGGGGAGAATCAAAGCCTTCCTTGGTTACATGGCCAGGGGCACCGCGGAGCCAGGGGACTTCCTCTTCCTCAACCAACCAGCCCGAATCCGAGCGTGGGCCGCCCGGCTAGGTCAGACGCGCATGGCCGAGCCCACCAGGCAGCACTACCTGAAGAACGTGGCTCAGTTCCTAGACTACCTCTCGGAGACGCCGCCGGCCGCCTGTCAGCTCTCCAGCACGGCTCTGGTTCTGATTCGAAGGGAGGTCAGAGCCCTCATCCGCGGCATACGCCGGCGTGTCGTCGTGCACGAGGTAAGGACCAAGCAGGCGAAGGAAAGCCGACTGATCCCCAAGGCCAGCCTGGTGCGCTGTCACCGGACCGCTGGGAGGAAAATTCCCGCCCTGCTAG ATAGCCTCGAATCCAACCCAAGCACTAGGCAACAGTGGCGCTTCTATGGCTTTCTGACTGGCTACCTAACCTCCATCTCTGGGCACCGCTGTGGAGTCTTCCAGAATCTCACAATCCAGGAGGTTGAAGAGGCCTCCAGAAGCCCAGACGAGTCTGCTTATGTCATTAAC ATTACcactcacaaaacaaacagagcCTTTGGGGCGGCTCAGCTGTCCCTAAACAGGGAGGAATACAGCTGGTTCCGCAGGTTTTTGGCGCTGCGGGCTGGTCTCCCCGGAGGGAGCCAGGCTAcctatttctttttcacttccaGAGCCAGTCCTTGTCGGACCCTGAACAAGTACTTTCAGTCTGCTTGGCTCAGTATGGGCCTTCCAGGCAAACCCACCTTTACTGACGTACGCACTGCGATCGCGACTCAT GCAAAGAATGCACACTCTTCAGaggatcgccgcaaggtggcgcaattcatgtgccatgacacttcaacctcagataagttctacgcacttcacctcggacctctccaagcacgcgagcgccgcagactctttgaaagggccctggtggaggaggaggaggaggaggaggatggggagGCAGCGGGCACTGAAAGCCCCCCGCGGAAAGGGCGCAAGAGGACAGAGACTTCCGTCTCTCCCCTG GAGGGAACCAGCAGGAGGACGCTGCCATGGCGCCCTGCCAAAGGGAAAAGCCAGGGCGCTCGCCCGCTCGAACAAACAGAAGACTCTGAATCgtcctga
- the LOC141375009 gene encoding uncharacterized protein isoform X1: MAECALCFNVYSRLAPHLTAVHKVANSDEKRLLLALAAGRVDTRKTPCPVPGCRRTPARLDRHLRQHAELSTSGRKEAMGRAKRRKVARELQWLRSTQPAIPVVSQLASSSEGERDSEDPEAGRPCADRGCRRATERIQAQLTDLGKQVTKMRSTLLQITRLYRELRKGEGGRRRRKRARRTRSPPAPPAPGRGAAGGPTPPEPPEALEPYPFPDHVPALNLLLGEFEGYQLGSEPTPRLRNNVTSKLGRIKAFLGYMARGTAEPGDFLFLNQPARIRAWAARLGQTRMAEPTRQHYLKNVAQFLDYLSETPPAACQLSSTALVLIRREVRALIRGIRRRVVVHEVRTKQAKESRLIPKASLVRCHRTAGRKIPALLDSLESNPSTRQQWRFYGFLTGYLTSISGHRCGVFQNLTIQEVEEASRSPDESAYVINITTHKTNRAFGAAQLSLNREEYSWFRRFLALRAGLPGGSQATYFFFTSRASPCRTLNKYFQSAWLSMGLPGKPTFTDVRTAIATHVSRHCDAPVTTSGGFYPNQASVSLRRRQRMHTLQRIAARWRNSCAMTLQPQISSTHFTSDLSKHASAADSLKGPWWRRRRRRRMGRQRALKAPRGKGARGQRLPSLPWREPAGGRCHGALPKGKARALARSNKQKTLNRPE; this comes from the exons ATGGCTGAATGTGCCCTATGCTTCAACGTCTACAGCCGGCTTGCGCCTCACCTGACGGCCGTTCACAAGGTGGCCAACTCGGACGAGAAGCGGCTGCTTCTCGCGCTGGCCGCCGGCCGCGTGGACACGCGGAAGACACCGTGCCCGGTCCCGGGATGTCGCCGGACGCCAGCCCGCCTAGACAGGCACTTGAGGCAGCACGCGGAGCTCTCGACCTCGGGAAGGAAAGAGGCTATGGGGAGGGCGAAACGCCGGAAAGTAGCTCGGGAGTTGCAGTGGCTGAGGTCCACCCAGCCTGCAATCCCTGTCGTGTCCCAGCTAGCATCGTCCTCCGAGGGGGAGCGGGACTCGGAGGACCCAGAGGCCGGCCGCCCGTGCGCCGACCGCGGCTGCAGGCGCGCCACCGAGCGCATACAGGCTCAGCTCACGGACCTGGGGAAACAGGTTACCAAGATGCGGTCCACCCTGCTCCAGATCACACGCCTCTACCGGGAGCTGAGGAAGGGAGAAggggggagaaggaggaggaagcGGGCGAGGAGAACCAGGTCGCCTCCTGCACCACCGGCTCCCGGGCGAGGCGCGGCCGGAGGTCCGACGCCCCCCGAGCCTCCGGAGGCTTTGGAACCCTACCCGTTCCCGGACCACGTCCCCGCGCTGA ACCTTCTCTTGGGGGAGTTCGAAGGGTACCAACTGGGCAGCGAGCCCACCCCCCGCCTGCGGAACAACGTCACTTCGAAGCTGGGGAGAATCAAAGCCTTCCTTGGTTACATGGCCAGGGGCACCGCGGAGCCAGGGGACTTCCTCTTCCTCAACCAACCAGCCCGAATCCGAGCGTGGGCCGCCCGGCTAGGTCAGACGCGCATGGCCGAGCCCACCAGGCAGCACTACCTGAAGAACGTGGCTCAGTTCCTAGACTACCTCTCGGAGACGCCGCCGGCCGCCTGTCAGCTCTCCAGCACGGCTCTGGTTCTGATTCGAAGGGAGGTCAGAGCCCTCATCCGCGGCATACGCCGGCGTGTCGTCGTGCACGAGGTAAGGACCAAGCAGGCGAAGGAAAGCCGACTGATCCCCAAGGCCAGCCTGGTGCGCTGTCACCGGACCGCTGGGAGGAAAATTCCCGCCCTGCTAG ATAGCCTCGAATCCAACCCAAGCACTAGGCAACAGTGGCGCTTCTATGGCTTTCTGACTGGCTACCTAACCTCCATCTCTGGGCACCGCTGTGGAGTCTTCCAGAATCTCACAATCCAGGAGGTTGAAGAGGCCTCCAGAAGCCCAGACGAGTCTGCTTATGTCATTAAC ATTACcactcacaaaacaaacagagcCTTTGGGGCGGCTCAGCTGTCCCTAAACAGGGAGGAATACAGCTGGTTCCGCAGGTTTTTGGCGCTGCGGGCTGGTCTCCCCGGAGGGAGCCAGGCTAcctatttctttttcacttccaGAGCCAGTCCTTGTCGGACCCTGAACAAGTACTTTCAGTCTGCTTGGCTCAGTATGGGCCTTCCAGGCAAACCCACCTTTACTGACGTACGCACTGCGATCGCGACTCATGTGAGTAGGCATTGTGACGCCCCTGTAACTACCAGCGGCGGCTTCTATCCTAATCAAGCTTCTGTCTCTCTCCGACGCAGGCAAAGAATGCACACTCTTCAGaggatcgccgcaaggtggcgcaattcatgtgccatgacacttcaacctcagataagttctacgcacttcacctcggacctctccaagcacgcgagcgccgcagactctttgaaagggccctggtggaggaggaggaggaggaggaggatggggagGCAGCGGGCACTGAAAGCCCCCCGCGGAAAGGGCGCAAGAGGACAGAGACTTCCGTCTCTCCCCTG GAGGGAACCAGCAGGAGGACGCTGCCATGGCGCCCTGCCAAAGGGAAAAGCCAGGGCGCTCGCCCGCTCGAACAAACAGAAGACTCTGAATCgtcctgaataa